A genomic region of Entelurus aequoreus isolate RoL-2023_Sb linkage group LG19, RoL_Eaeq_v1.1, whole genome shotgun sequence contains the following coding sequences:
- the LOC133634864 gene encoding uncharacterized protein LOC133634864 — translation MATTTSESEEERKTSKVRKKVRKEENKRCYMHLSSVNNEDVQHFTRTRWDTYRNYLKQWLCLQDQNKHLAEIYKHCSDVDFDAIPDDAGFHATCYRRFTDKSALFYAEKRTARAVGEPSAAAGQSAGTSETPRKKLRSRSGLPVASAGPVLPAICIICQKVEKYTRVGGKRQRDQLTQAETVSAGCDSTSAFHGKGKRKTFSLACQKDEYLTAFSNLGSSFNLDQSTFKTLSKYVCHLYGQASAKDVNDARYKAFCMASSALPELSIPPTSDALHQHCKRANYQAAVMRHSLTGMMCAPSPIGNGWYIEDGELTVRWMTRNPAPDSVLQVVHCGCKTSKCETERCSCMSAKMSCTDLCHCQNCGNVSKETEERGAWDDDTDESDIDE, via the exons ATGGCGACGACAACATCCGAGAGTGAAGAGGAACGAAAGACctcaaaagttagaaaaaaagtgcgtaaagaggaaaataaaagatgctatatgcatctttcatctgtgaacaatgaggacgtccagcacttcactcggacacggtgggacacatacagaaactatttaaaacagtggctttgtctgcaagaccagaacaagcatctggcagaaatctataaacattgctcggatgtagattttgacgctattcctgacgacgctgggtttcacgcaacatgctaccgacgttttacagataaatctgcattgttttatgccgagaaaaggaccgcacgggcggtgggagaaccatctgcagccgcaggtcagtcagcaggcacgtctgaaactccccgaaagaaacttcgatctcgttcaggtttgcccgttgcttctgccggccccgtcctgccagccatctgtataatttgtcaaaaagtggaaaagtacactcgtgtgggaggaaaacgccagagggatcaactcacacaagcagaaaccgtgtcggcag GTTGTGACTCGACCAGTGCCTTTCATGGCAAGGGCAAAAGGAAGACATTTTCTCTTGCTTGTCAGAAAGACGAATATCTGACTGCGTTCTCAAATCTGGGCAGCAGTTTTAACCTTGACCAGTCTACGTTCAAAACACTGAGCAAATATGTGTGCCACCTGTATGGACAGGCATCTGCCAAAGACGTGAACGATGCAAGATACAAAGCATTCTGTATGGCATCGTCAGCTTTGCCAGAACTGTCCATTCCCCCAACAAGTGATGCCCTCCACCAACACTGCAAAAGGGCAAACTACCAAGCAGCAGTAATGCGACATTCCCTGACTGGTATGATGTGTGCCCCTTCACCCATTGGCAATGGATGGTACATTGAGGATGGGGAGTTAACAGTAAGATGGATGACTAGAAATCCTGCCCCAGATAGTGTGCTGCAGGTAGTCCACTGTGGTTGCAAGACAAGCAAATGTGAAACAGAAAGATGTTCATGTATGTCTGCAAAAATGTCTTGTACTGATTTATGTCACTGCCAGAACTGTGGAAATGTTTCAAAGGAAACAGAAGAAAGAGGTGCATGGGATGATGAcacagatgaaagtgatattgatgagtaa